One genomic region from Prunus persica cultivar Lovell chromosome G3, Prunus_persica_NCBIv2, whole genome shotgun sequence encodes:
- the LOC18782120 gene encoding uncharacterized protein LOC18782120 has translation MLPTYDQKKPTKTTLPTFNTRNPDASQTINLTPCFVYFNLTICSLTTLYRAYEHSDYPVVAFVVFVYVSYFVLDKCLAVYTQLPRGEQSVKKELLRFTLWGLSSAILFGFAYQFGTFMHLSAVVLMYCIAVSSSLLLFYAYYIVDDQNHNGCSFCATIPPQSSCPNQEKRNNSDNV, from the coding sequence ATGTTGCCAACTTATGATCAGAAGAAACCTACAAAAACAACTCTTCCTACTTTCAACACTCGCAACCCAGATGCTAGCCAAACAATAAACTTGACCCCATGCTTTGTTTACTTCAACCTCACAATTTGTTCCCTTACAACGCTCTACCGGGCGTACGAGCACAGCGACTATCCAGTGGTGGCTTTCGTCGTGTTCGTCTACGTGTCGTATTTCGTGTTGGACAAGTGTCTAGCAGTGTACACTCAGTTGCCAAGAGGCGAGCAATCCGTGAAGAAAGAGTTGTTGAGGTTCACCCTTTGGGGGTTGTCAAGCGCCATCCTGTTCGGGTTTGCATATCAGTTTGGGACGTTTATGCACTTGTCTGCGGTTGTGCTCATGTATTGTATTGCCGTTTCCAGCAGTTTGCTGCTCTTCTATGCCTACTACATCGTTGATGACCAAAATCACAACGGTTGCAGTTTTTGCGCCACCATACCTCCTCAGTCTTCTTGTCCTAACCAGGAAAAGCGTAACAATTCGGACAATGTCTAG
- the LOC18781990 gene encoding thioredoxin H2, with translation MGSFLSSLLGGSPAYDSAASSEDSRVTSFHSSARWQLHFNSHKDSSQLLVIDFSASWCGPCRLIEPAVHYMSTQFTDVDFAKIDVDELSEVAQEFGVQAMPTFVLLKKGKEVDRVIGARKDELEKKIQKYQSL, from the exons ATGGGGTCGTTTCTGTCAAGCCTACTTGGAGGATCGCCGGCGTACGACTCAGCCGCGTCATCGGAGGACTCTCGGGTGACGTCGTTTCACTCATCCGCCAGATGGCAGCTTCACTTCAATTCCCACAAGGATTCTTCCCAGCTG CTGGTGATCGATTTCTCGGCGTCGTGGTGCGGACCCTGCAGGCTCATAGAGCCGGCCGTCCACTACATGTCCACCCAGTTCACCGACGTTGACTTCGCCAAGATCGACGTCGACGAGTTGTCT gaggtggCACAGGAATTTGGAGTGCAGGCAATGCCGACGTTTGTGCTGTTGAAGAAAGGGAAGGAAGTGGATCGAGTGATCGGTGCCAGAAAGGATGAGCTTGAGAAGAAGATTCAAAAGTACCAGTCTCTCTAA
- the LOC18783965 gene encoding protein arginine methyltransferase NDUFAF7 homolog, mitochondrial, whose product MLRRFLLQASATRRLPNGYFVPPYSAPLFHNRSVSSSTSYSSSSQIPHSPFVEHAENDPDQTTTQPTTSITIDRSGLYNPPEHSHEPSSDSELAKHLKGIIKFRGGPISVAEYMEEVLTNPKAGFYMNRDVFGAGGDFITSPEVSQMFGEMVGVWAMSLWEQMGQPARVNLVELGPGRGTLMADLLHGASKFKNFTESLHVHMVECSPALQKLQHQKLECVDEDVTAGKRTVSMLAKTPVSWHATLEQVPSGVPSIIIAHEFYDALPVYQFQRASRGWCEKMVDVAEDSTFRFVLSSQPTPATLYLAKRCKWAGKEEIAKLGHIEVCPKAMELTETIAERIASDGGGALIIDYGQNGVVSDSLQAIRKHKFVNILDDPGSADLSAYVDFASIRHSAEEVSGEVSVHGPITQSQFLGALGINFRVEALTQNCTEEQFESLRNGYWQLVGEGEAPFWEGPDDKVPIGMGTRYLAMAIVNKKQGVPVPFE is encoded by the exons ATGTTGAGACGATTTCTGCTACAAGCTTCTGCTACTCGTCGTCTTCCCAATGGATATTTTGTTCCGCCATATTCAGCTCCTTTGTTTCACAATCGTTCAGtttcttcttcaacttcttattcttcttcatcccAAATCCCACACAGTCCTTTCGTCGAACACGCGGAGAACGACCCTGACCAAACCACTACTCAACCCACTACCTCTATTACCATCGACCGCTCCGGCCTATACAACCCACCTG AGCATTCTCATGAACCTTCTTCGGACTCCGAGCTCGCCAAGCACCTCAAGGGCATCATCAAG TTCCGTGGTGGCCCAATCTCAGTTGCTGAGTATATGGAGGAAGTTCTGACAAACCCAAAAGCTGGGTTCTACATGAATCGAGATGTGTTTGGAGCAGGAGGTGATTTTATAACCTCTCCGGAAGTGAGCCAGATGTTTGGGGAG ATGGTTGGTGTTTGGGCCATGTCTCTCTGGGAACAAATGGGACAGCCTGCTAGAGTGAACCTAGTTGAGCTAGGGCCTGGAAGAGGAACTCTCATGGCTGACCTTCTTCAT GGTGCATCAAAATTCAAGAACTTCACCGAATCCTTGCATGTACACATGGTAGAATGCAGTCCTGCGTTGCAGAAACTTCAGCACCAGAAGCTGGAATGTGTAGATGAAGACGTAACGGCTGGCAAAAGGACTGTAAGCATGTTGGCTAAAACTCCTGTATCATGGCATGCCACATTGGAGCAGGTTCCTTCAGGAG TGCCATCTATCATCATAGCGCACGAGTTCTATGATGCTTTACCAGTTTATCAATTTCAG agGGCATCTCGTGGCTGGTGTGAGAAAATGGTTGATGTTGCAGAAGATTCAAC GTTTCGCTTTGTTCTGTCTTCACAGCCTACACCAGCAACTCTCTATCTAGCAAAACGCTGCAAGTGGgctggaaaagaagaaatagcAAAGCTTGGTCATATTGAGGTTTGCCCCAAAGCAATGGAGTTGACTGAAACTATTGCTGAAAGAATTGCTTCAGACGGTGGTGGAGCTCTTATAATTGATTATGGCCAAAATGGAGTAGTCTCAGATAGTCTGCAG GCAATTCGGAAACATAAATTTGTCAAcattctggatgatccagGGTCTGCTGATCTCAGTGCATAtgttgattttgcttccatCAGGCACTCTGCTGAGGAAGTTTCAG GAGAGGTTTCTGTCCATGGTCCAATCACTCAGTCTCAGTTTCTTGGTGCTCTTGGGATAAATTTCCGAGTGGAAGCATTGACACAGAACTGCACAGAAGAACAATTTGAGTCTCTAAGGAATGGATATTGGCAACTGGTTGGCGAAGGCGAGGCCCCCTTCTGGGAGGGGCCTGATGATAAGGTCCCCATTGGAATGGGTACTCGGTATCTGGCAATGGCCATTGTCAACAAGAAACAAGGTGTTCCAGTTCCATTTGAGTGA